A single genomic interval of Anthonomus grandis grandis chromosome 17, icAntGran1.3, whole genome shotgun sequence harbors:
- the LOC126746125 gene encoding uncharacterized protein LOC126746125 isoform X1 has product MFDLRLEREEGEEMWSAVAPDDARAPTPSARAKHSATVHGEHVYVLGGRNGNLPLKDFWKYNLVTGKWQQLKPSGDLLPCLQEHTAVPYKDNIFVFGGEVSFSTSTETPLWVYNVKSNSWKKVKTKKGVTTPKGRRGHTALIHNGSMLIYGGYQDLRGSTGELWAFHFETESWHLVSTPPSKMGDQFPAPRHKHSAVVHGEAMWIYGGMTDLQERGDLWKWDFYTKTWTNIKTKLNPGQLHSHACCKLPSSMVVFGGERSGQCLNDLWKFNFDTESWEKIVISGLKPQPRSESKAFIVSELLLKGSSKASLEEKSVRIRARTCNSADRGNRHSSYLPNNRVAPCENTYVFEPSHLNYTDGSNLAQQYSEPNRPQKTSFLQEISKLSQLNISRMNNKCNYTILAKGKTTDSTESLLKQRISPQQEINTSLAGSTELSATPSRGTLVKSKSAYAIKKKYHDHSNSSDDEQKETTRKKRVEFDSTVKKIPREPISVPNFSVLTLPTPVLTPVEASKLVYLTDEETDIDQVLRERTVAEVVQDFPDGGGEYENLQPPTSLKRGDSYSSHLGYADNPLYQELIQEKSVENVSSTSDYCSIETVNRLSSASSYSVKTNTPQEEVLKSKEAIKDGMFGFCNPNYIGPAVKSMLTNEEKKAIKKMLLKPTEEEEEVLELSSYNGILDDNTKVIYRHSSRSVRPWNLPLSSKSNKIRAHSAGRAEKTKIKAEERTKGHEERIDPFVPLYVYVVGGKEQGHVTVFQRPLSIWRLKLF; this is encoded by the exons ATGTTTGATTTAAG ACTTGAGAGGGAGGAGGGGGAAGAAATGTGGAGCGCCGTGGCGCCGGACGACGCCCGCGCCCCGACGCCCTCCGCCCGCGCCAAACACAGCGCCACCGTCCACGGGGAGCACGTGTACGTTCTGGGGGGACGTAACGGGAATTTGCCGCTGAAGGATTTTTGGAAATACAATTTAG TTACAGGTAAATGGCAACAGCTGAAACCTTCGGGTGACCTTCTACCGTGTCTCCAAGAGCACACCGCCGTACCCTACAAGGACAACATATTCGTCTTCGGTGGTGAGGTCAGTTTCTCCACCAGCACCGAAACCCCTTTGTGGGTCTACAATGTGAAAAGCAACAGTTGGAAGAAGGTTAAAACGAAAAAAG GTGTGACCACCCCTAAGGGACGTAGAGGACACACCGCCCTGATCCATAACGGTTCCATGCTGATTTACGGGGGTTATCAGGATCTACGGGGGTCCACTGGGGAACTGTGGGCCTTCCACTTTG AAACCGAGTCGTGGCATTTGGTTTCTACCCCTCCCAGTAAGATGGGGGATCAGTTTCCTGCTCCTAGGCATAAGCATTCTGCTGTGGTGCACGGTGAGGCCATGTGGATCTACGGGG GAATGACCGACTTGCAGGAACGGGGTGACCTCTGGAAATGGGACTTTTACACTAAAACCTGGACGAATATAAAGACGAAATTGAATCCGGGACAGTTGCACAGTCACGCTTGCTGTAAATTGCCCTCGTCTATGGTTGTGTTCGGTGGGGAGAGGAGTGGGCAGTGCCTAAACGATTTATGGAAGTTTAATTTTG ATACAGAAAGTTGGGAGAAAATTGTAATATCCGGCCTAAAACCCCAGCCCAGATCAGAAAGTAAGGCCTTCATTGTATCAGAGCTGCTCCTCAAAGGATCCTCAAAGGCCTCCCTGGAAGAGAAATCGGTGAGGATCAGAGCGAGGACTTGCAATTCGGCTGACAGAGGTAACAGACATTCTTCCTACTTGCCGAACAATCGGGTGGCACCCTGCGAAAACACTTACGTCTTTGAACCGTCACATTTGAATTATACTGATG GGAGCAACTTGGCTCAGCAGTACTCCGAACCGAACCGTCCACAAAAGACCAGTTTTTTGCAGGAAATCTCGAAGTTATCGCAGTTGAACATCTCCAGGATGAACAACAAATGCAACTACACCATTTTGGCCAAAGGAAAAACCACCGATAGCACCGAGAGTTTGTTGAAACAACGAATAAGTCCTCAGCAGGAGATCAACACCTCTTTGGCGGGATCTACTGAATTGTCGGCCACCCCATCTAGAG GTACCCTGGTTAAGTCAAAATCGGCCTACGCGATAAAAAAGAAGTACCACGACCACTCAAACTCCTCCGATGACGAGCAGAAAGAAACCACGCGAAAGAAACGGGTCGAGTTCGACAGTACCGTGAAGAAAATCCCCCGTGAGCCGATCTCGGTACCAAACTTCAGCGTGTTGACCCTGCCCACTCCCGTTTTGACCCCCGTAGAGGCCTCCAAGTTAGTTTACTTGACCGATGAGGAGACCGACATTGACCAGGTACTTCGGGAGAGAACCGTCGCTGAG GTGGTTCAAGATTTCCCTGATGGTGGTGGTGAGTACGAGAACCTACAGCCCCCGACGTCATTGAAAAGAGGCGACAGCTACAGTTCGCACTTGGGTTATGCGGATAATCCCTTGTATCAGGAATTGATCCAGGAGAAATCGGTGGAGAACGTGTCTTCCACATCGGACTATTGCAGTATTGAGACCGTGAACCGGTTGTCTTCCGCTAGTAGTTATAGTGTCAAAACTAACACGCCTCAGGAGGAGGTTTTGAAGAGTAAGGAGGCCATT AAGGACGGCATGTTCGGCTTCTGCAACCCCAACTACATCGGCCCCGCGGTAAAATCGATGCTGACGAACGAAGAAAAGAAGGCGATCAAGAAAATGCTCTTGAAGCCGACCGAAGAGGAGGAGGAGGTGCTTGAACTCTCCAGTTACAACGGGATCCTGGACGATAACACGAAAGTGATCTACAGACACTCGTCGAGATCGGTACGACCCTGGAACCTGCCGTTGTCGAGTAAAAGCAACAAAATCAGGGCGCACAGTGCGGGACGTGcggaaaaaacgaaaattaaagCAGAGGAGCGTACTAAGGGTCACGAGGAGCGTATCGACCCTTTTGTACCCCTGTACGTTTACGTGGTGGGGGGTAAGGAGCAGGGTCACGTGACCGTGTTTCAACGCCCCCTCTCCATTTGGAGATTGAAGCTTTTTTGA
- the LOC126746125 gene encoding uncharacterized protein LOC126746125 isoform X2 produces MWSAVAPDDARAPTPSARAKHSATVHGEHVYVLGGRNGNLPLKDFWKYNLVTGKWQQLKPSGDLLPCLQEHTAVPYKDNIFVFGGEVSFSTSTETPLWVYNVKSNSWKKVKTKKGVTTPKGRRGHTALIHNGSMLIYGGYQDLRGSTGELWAFHFETESWHLVSTPPSKMGDQFPAPRHKHSAVVHGEAMWIYGGMTDLQERGDLWKWDFYTKTWTNIKTKLNPGQLHSHACCKLPSSMVVFGGERSGQCLNDLWKFNFDTESWEKIVISGLKPQPRSESKAFIVSELLLKGSSKASLEEKSVRIRARTCNSADRGNRHSSYLPNNRVAPCENTYVFEPSHLNYTDGSNLAQQYSEPNRPQKTSFLQEISKLSQLNISRMNNKCNYTILAKGKTTDSTESLLKQRISPQQEINTSLAGSTELSATPSRGTLVKSKSAYAIKKKYHDHSNSSDDEQKETTRKKRVEFDSTVKKIPREPISVPNFSVLTLPTPVLTPVEASKLVYLTDEETDIDQVLRERTVAEVVQDFPDGGGEYENLQPPTSLKRGDSYSSHLGYADNPLYQELIQEKSVENVSSTSDYCSIETVNRLSSASSYSVKTNTPQEEVLKSKEAIKDGMFGFCNPNYIGPAVKSMLTNEEKKAIKKMLLKPTEEEEEVLELSSYNGILDDNTKVIYRHSSRSVRPWNLPLSSKSNKIRAHSAGRAEKTKIKAEERTKGHEERIDPFVPLYVYVVGGKEQGHVTVFQRPLSIWRLKLF; encoded by the exons ATGTGGAGCGCCGTGGCGCCGGACGACGCCCGCGCCCCGACGCCCTCCGCCCGCGCCAAACACAGCGCCACCGTCCACGGGGAGCACGTGTACGTTCTGGGGGGACGTAACGGGAATTTGCCGCTGAAGGATTTTTGGAAATACAATTTAG TTACAGGTAAATGGCAACAGCTGAAACCTTCGGGTGACCTTCTACCGTGTCTCCAAGAGCACACCGCCGTACCCTACAAGGACAACATATTCGTCTTCGGTGGTGAGGTCAGTTTCTCCACCAGCACCGAAACCCCTTTGTGGGTCTACAATGTGAAAAGCAACAGTTGGAAGAAGGTTAAAACGAAAAAAG GTGTGACCACCCCTAAGGGACGTAGAGGACACACCGCCCTGATCCATAACGGTTCCATGCTGATTTACGGGGGTTATCAGGATCTACGGGGGTCCACTGGGGAACTGTGGGCCTTCCACTTTG AAACCGAGTCGTGGCATTTGGTTTCTACCCCTCCCAGTAAGATGGGGGATCAGTTTCCTGCTCCTAGGCATAAGCATTCTGCTGTGGTGCACGGTGAGGCCATGTGGATCTACGGGG GAATGACCGACTTGCAGGAACGGGGTGACCTCTGGAAATGGGACTTTTACACTAAAACCTGGACGAATATAAAGACGAAATTGAATCCGGGACAGTTGCACAGTCACGCTTGCTGTAAATTGCCCTCGTCTATGGTTGTGTTCGGTGGGGAGAGGAGTGGGCAGTGCCTAAACGATTTATGGAAGTTTAATTTTG ATACAGAAAGTTGGGAGAAAATTGTAATATCCGGCCTAAAACCCCAGCCCAGATCAGAAAGTAAGGCCTTCATTGTATCAGAGCTGCTCCTCAAAGGATCCTCAAAGGCCTCCCTGGAAGAGAAATCGGTGAGGATCAGAGCGAGGACTTGCAATTCGGCTGACAGAGGTAACAGACATTCTTCCTACTTGCCGAACAATCGGGTGGCACCCTGCGAAAACACTTACGTCTTTGAACCGTCACATTTGAATTATACTGATG GGAGCAACTTGGCTCAGCAGTACTCCGAACCGAACCGTCCACAAAAGACCAGTTTTTTGCAGGAAATCTCGAAGTTATCGCAGTTGAACATCTCCAGGATGAACAACAAATGCAACTACACCATTTTGGCCAAAGGAAAAACCACCGATAGCACCGAGAGTTTGTTGAAACAACGAATAAGTCCTCAGCAGGAGATCAACACCTCTTTGGCGGGATCTACTGAATTGTCGGCCACCCCATCTAGAG GTACCCTGGTTAAGTCAAAATCGGCCTACGCGATAAAAAAGAAGTACCACGACCACTCAAACTCCTCCGATGACGAGCAGAAAGAAACCACGCGAAAGAAACGGGTCGAGTTCGACAGTACCGTGAAGAAAATCCCCCGTGAGCCGATCTCGGTACCAAACTTCAGCGTGTTGACCCTGCCCACTCCCGTTTTGACCCCCGTAGAGGCCTCCAAGTTAGTTTACTTGACCGATGAGGAGACCGACATTGACCAGGTACTTCGGGAGAGAACCGTCGCTGAG GTGGTTCAAGATTTCCCTGATGGTGGTGGTGAGTACGAGAACCTACAGCCCCCGACGTCATTGAAAAGAGGCGACAGCTACAGTTCGCACTTGGGTTATGCGGATAATCCCTTGTATCAGGAATTGATCCAGGAGAAATCGGTGGAGAACGTGTCTTCCACATCGGACTATTGCAGTATTGAGACCGTGAACCGGTTGTCTTCCGCTAGTAGTTATAGTGTCAAAACTAACACGCCTCAGGAGGAGGTTTTGAAGAGTAAGGAGGCCATT AAGGACGGCATGTTCGGCTTCTGCAACCCCAACTACATCGGCCCCGCGGTAAAATCGATGCTGACGAACGAAGAAAAGAAGGCGATCAAGAAAATGCTCTTGAAGCCGACCGAAGAGGAGGAGGAGGTGCTTGAACTCTCCAGTTACAACGGGATCCTGGACGATAACACGAAAGTGATCTACAGACACTCGTCGAGATCGGTACGACCCTGGAACCTGCCGTTGTCGAGTAAAAGCAACAAAATCAGGGCGCACAGTGCGGGACGTGcggaaaaaacgaaaattaaagCAGAGGAGCGTACTAAGGGTCACGAGGAGCGTATCGACCCTTTTGTACCCCTGTACGTTTACGTGGTGGGGGGTAAGGAGCAGGGTCACGTGACCGTGTTTCAACGCCCCCTCTCCATTTGGAGATTGAAGCTTTTTTGA